The genome window GTTGGCCAGGTTCTCGGACTCGCGGGCCTGGACCTTGTCCATGCCGGCGATGGCCCCGGAGTGACCCGGCAGGACCCCCAGGGCCCGGTCGAAGGCCATCCGGGCGTCGGCCAGCGCGCCCTCGAGGAGGCGCTGCTCGCCCTCCTCGACGAACTTGTCGGCCTCGACCTGCTTGACCTGGTTGAGGCCCCGCTCGGCCTCCGCGTACTTGAGGCTCTCGCTCGGCACCCGGGCGAAGGCGCCGGCGGCGCCGCCGAAGTCACCGTCCCGCAGGAGGCGGTTGCCCTCGGCCAGGGCCTTGGTGGCGGCCATCTCGCGGTTGGTCGCGTCGATGTACTTCTTGGCCTGCACGTGCCGGGGATCGGCCGCGAGCACCTGCTCGAACTTCGCGAGGGCCTCGGGGTACTTGTCGACCTTGAAGAGGTCGAGCCCGGCCCGGAACTCCTTCTGGATCTGCAGCTTCTGGCTCGGCTCCGCTCCGGCGGGCCCGGCCACGTCCTTCTTGCCGGCCATCTTCAGGCCGACCCCGACCACCACGATGGCGGCGATGCCCGCCACGAGGAGGAGCTTCTTCTTCTGGTTGCCGCCCTCCGCCTTGCGCCGGGCGCGCCGGGAGGCGACCACCGAGGGCATCGGGCCGGCGGCGGCGGAGCCCGCCGGGGCCATGGGGGCGCCCGCGCGGCCGGAGACGGGGCTCACCGCCGGGGCGAGGGCCGTGGCGATCGGCCCCTGCTCGTCGAAGCGCAGGACGTGGTCGCCGATCTCGACCTCGTCCCCGTGCACGAGGCGGGTCTCGGTGATCGGGCGGCCGTTCACCATCGTGCCGTTGCCGCTGCCCAGATCCCGCAGGAGGACGCCGTTGTTGTCGGCGACCAGCTCGCAGTGCTTCCGGGAGACCTGGATGTCCAGGAGGCAGACGTCGGCCTCCTTGCTGCGCCCCATGGTCTGCGAGCCGTCGCGCAGCTCGATGACCTTCCCCTGCTCCTTGCCGGCGATGATCGTCAGCTTTCCCCGCAGGGTCTTCTGGGGCGCGGTGGGCGCCGCCGTGATCATGGTGCGCTCGGCGTCTCCGCCCATCGGCCCGCCCCCGATCGAGGGGGCCGTGTGCTCC of Deltaproteobacteria bacterium contains these proteins:
- a CDS encoding FHA domain-containing protein, with the protein product MGKHSQWADEGTDPGIPGSYDDEIEEISADELGGGGGGVALGDPSALAGGGSDKTMVASVADLVPPGAEHTAPSIGGGPMGGDAERTMITAAPTAPQKTLRGKLTIIAGKEQGKVIELRDGSQTMGRSKEADVCLLDIQVSRKHCELVADNNGVLLRDLGSGNGTMVNGRPITETRLVHGDEVEIGDHVLRFDEQGPIATALAPAVSPVSGRAGAPMAPAGSAAAGPMPSVVASRRARRKAEGGNQKKKLLLVAGIAAIVVVGVGLKMAGKKDVAGPAGAEPSQKLQIQKEFRAGLDLFKVDKYPEALAKFEQVLAADPRHVQAKKYIDATNREMAATKALAEGNRLLRDGDFGGAAGAFARVPSESLKYAEAERGLNQVKQVEADKFVEEGEQRLLEGALADARMAFDRALGVLPGHSGAIAGMDKVQARESENLANARMTEAQRRAAEKAAAAAAAGRAHAAYRAELAPGEAAFDKKEFNSALSKFEGLSSSSANPKVRSAAAKKAAALKAFKPAYDKGMAAVKARKADEAVKSLNTALSKAKVINEDGKVYNEVQKQLSDMLYLQGRVAFNADRYGEAYSAWAKALRINPGQSYAKDGLRDLKNKGKELYLEGYTQKTLNRGAAVRKFNQVVSMTPSDYEYHIKAKQQLESLAN